The proteins below are encoded in one region of Pseudonocardia sp. DSM 110487:
- a CDS encoding helicase-associated domain-containing protein, translating to MSLATYLATLDVDRLEALLRRRPDVLIDPAPRTVDELAMRLNGIESLTRALELLNRDEMIVARAVALIGEPTPATLAGRLGVPEDQVQHLIDGLCAYGLAWHVDGRVGLPARWAEQLAESVARFRPLAVIARQANVEHLRAAVAGLGGEPDGLRKPDLGVRLEELIDDPAVIARAVAGLSGRGRRYLDQVCRGSFVYLGFRSENRGSIADLTRAGLLVDGPSRVPELPRETAVMLLLLGEDGGLTGAPQLPAATSELDDGRAGAEGALRAVTTLLDEARIRPLAALKKGGVGTRERARIARLGLAEPALWIDIAAAAGLLALTPEGYPATSAFDEWRDEDPGVRWARIALAWFGLALAPTSREIDDGEVPPPLPLESFGGLIRRALFRAAAGGRSIRAVGEQIDWLCPLHHYDAAGRARKVAAAVQEATQLGLVAGDRLTALGEQLAADADGPDAEEELARRATELLPATAGSLVLQSDLTAVASGQLSAAASKLLAGTAVAESRGTAAIWRFTPDSVRGALDDGWSADELRAALAAASDRPLPQPLDYLIGDVARRHGSVRVRVVRSCVTGEEPEISEILHTRSLRRLQLTRLAPTVLASPLEAGDLLPKLRAAGFAPMPEDAEGVVTVPQKENRSAPSPRTARARARVDPCDLAARLLAARTVTAPASKTEAELASLAPGLDVAEVALLADALERGRDVKIVYRNKEGNRTARDIRPEQLYGRWLNAWCHLRSAEREFTVAGIESVGPVG from the coding sequence GTGTCGCTAGCCACCTACCTCGCGACCCTCGACGTCGACCGGCTGGAAGCGCTGCTCCGCCGCCGGCCCGACGTGCTGATCGACCCGGCTCCACGCACCGTCGACGAGCTCGCGATGCGGTTGAACGGCATCGAATCGCTGACGCGCGCGCTGGAGCTGCTGAACCGGGACGAGATGATCGTTGCGCGGGCGGTTGCGCTGATCGGCGAGCCGACACCGGCCACCCTCGCAGGCCGGCTCGGCGTGCCGGAGGACCAGGTCCAGCACCTGATCGACGGCTTGTGCGCGTACGGGCTCGCCTGGCATGTCGACGGCCGCGTCGGGCTGCCGGCCCGGTGGGCCGAGCAGCTCGCGGAGAGCGTCGCACGTTTCCGGCCGCTCGCGGTCATCGCGCGGCAGGCCAATGTCGAGCACCTCCGAGCGGCGGTGGCCGGCCTCGGCGGTGAGCCGGACGGGCTGCGCAAGCCTGACCTCGGCGTGCGGCTCGAGGAGCTGATCGATGATCCTGCGGTGATCGCGCGGGCCGTCGCCGGTCTGTCGGGGCGGGGGCGGCGCTATCTCGATCAGGTGTGCCGCGGTTCCTTCGTCTACCTCGGGTTCCGGTCGGAGAATCGCGGCTCGATCGCGGACCTAACACGCGCGGGGCTGCTCGTCGACGGGCCGTCCCGCGTGCCGGAGCTGCCCCGGGAAACGGCCGTGATGCTCCTGCTGCTCGGCGAGGATGGCGGCCTGACCGGCGCGCCGCAGCTGCCGGCGGCGACATCGGAGCTCGACGACGGCCGGGCCGGCGCCGAGGGGGCGTTGCGCGCGGTCACCACGTTGCTCGACGAGGCCAGGATCCGTCCGCTCGCCGCCTTGAAGAAGGGTGGGGTCGGCACGCGGGAACGCGCGCGGATCGCCCGGCTGGGGCTCGCCGAGCCTGCCCTCTGGATCGACATCGCGGCGGCGGCCGGGTTGCTTGCCCTCACACCGGAGGGCTACCCGGCGACGAGCGCGTTCGACGAGTGGCGGGACGAAGACCCGGGCGTCCGCTGGGCCCGGATCGCACTCGCCTGGTTCGGGCTCGCGCTCGCGCCGACCAGCCGAGAGATCGACGACGGCGAGGTGCCGCCCCCGCTGCCGCTCGAGTCGTTCGGAGGGCTCATCCGGCGTGCCCTGTTCCGCGCCGCCGCGGGAGGCCGCTCGATACGCGCCGTTGGCGAACAGATCGACTGGCTCTGCCCGCTGCACCACTACGACGCGGCAGGTCGGGCGCGCAAGGTGGCGGCGGCGGTCCAGGAGGCGACGCAGCTCGGGCTGGTGGCCGGCGATCGGCTCACAGCGCTCGGGGAACAGCTCGCCGCCGACGCCGATGGCCCGGATGCCGAGGAAGAGCTGGCTCGGCGCGCCACCGAACTACTGCCGGCGACCGCAGGTTCGCTCGTGCTGCAGTCCGACCTCACCGCCGTTGCGTCCGGGCAGCTCAGCGCCGCAGCGAGTAAGTTGCTCGCCGGCACGGCCGTCGCGGAGAGCCGTGGCACGGCGGCCATCTGGCGGTTCACCCCGGACAGCGTCCGCGGTGCGCTCGACGACGGCTGGAGCGCCGACGAGTTGCGGGCCGCGCTCGCGGCCGCGTCCGACCGCCCGTTGCCGCAACCGCTGGACTACCTGATCGGCGACGTCGCCCGCCGGCACGGCAGCGTGCGGGTGCGCGTCGTCCGGTCGTGCGTCACGGGGGAGGAACCGGAGATCAGCGAGATCCTGCACACCCGCTCCCTGCGTCGCCTCCAACTGACCCGGCTCGCCCCGACGGTGCTCGCCAGCCCGCTCGAAGCCGGCGACCTGCTGCCCAAGCTGCGTGCGGCCGGATTCGCTCCGATGCCGGAGGACGCCGAGGGCGTCGTGACGGTGCCGCAGAAGGAGAACAGGTCGGCGCCCTCACCCCGTACGGCGCGGGCTCGGGCGCGGGTGGACCCCTGCGACCTCGCCGCCAGGCTGCTCGCTGCCCGAACCGTCACGGCACCTGCGTCCAAGACGGAGGCCGAACTCGCGAGCCTGGCACCAGGGCTCGATGTGGCGGAGGTTGCCCTGCTGGCGGACGCGCTCGAACGCGGCCGCGACGTGAAGATCGTCTACCGCAACAAGGAGGGCAACCGCACGGCCCGCGACATCCGCCCGGAGCAGCTGTACGGGCGATGGCTGAACGCGTGGTGCCATCTGCGGTCGGCGGAGCGGGAGTTCACGGTCGCGGGGATCGAGTCGGTCGGGCCGGTGGGCTGA